GcgatgaaaaattaatataggtgataacaagaaaaaaaaaatagttttacgttctgtttttgttttttaatatgacATGGCACGACCACGTGGCACTACCAGGTCAAGCAGTCCATCTGAGAAGTTTGTTCATTTCATTCCCCTAATCTCAGTTTATACAGTTATTAATCGCAGGATACGTAGTTAGAGAAATTAGGTATTGGGTAAAAGGGAAGAAAGTCAGTGACGTTGAGATCCACTGAAAAGAGTCGTTCCTTGGCCTTCTAACATGAGAACTGTTAGCAAATCAGGCTTAATAAATGCAAATAAATTCTTATCGAATTGAATTACAAGCTATTTACGAACAGCTTTGACTCTTTGCTAGGCCTGTGGACAGTTCGAAAATCTTGTTTttggggaagaaaaaaaagggaaagaatgTTTTACCAACTATCAGTCTTCTCGGCCTACCAACATTTTTTTGGAATCAATGCCATGAGCATACCCGCTGTCATCtgatgtgtgtgtatatatatatatatatatatgaatgtatatgatatgtatatatgtacgtatatatttatacacctggcctgtatatatatatatatatatatatatatatcatccaaTTCACTCAGATAATTGGAGAATATCAGAATGGAGAGGAATTAGGAGGCCTGAACACAAATAGAGACCATAGCTTTCAAAAGAAGCACACATCAGAAGCTACTGTCACAGTTGACCGCCCAAATGAGTACGACACAACGATTTAGCCAAAACAAAGATCACCCACGTTTGGAATTTACCCTTTTTCTTTATCAAACTTGGCAGCCGACCAAAGTGTCATCATGACCATCCTCtccttcaataataataaacatttttctattaagcataATTCAAAATCCCAAACCAGACAGTCAAAACTAACAGTCTTGCATCGAACTATCAACTAAAGCTTCTCCAGCTAAACAGGTTCTAGACCTAATGCACAGGCATGCTACTAGTACTTCCATGGCAATCCATCTCAGGCCTTCATATCTGATATAGGAAATCCTTCCTTTGGGTTTTCATATGTGAGGGCCTAAAAATTGGCCAAATATCCTATAGGTGGTGGCCATGGCACTAGAAGTATACTGgtatgattttgtttgttttggcaTTGTTGGAGTTGCCTTCTGTGGCGCCTTGTGGGTGCTATGGGGGAAGGAAGGTGGCTCAAAATGCGATGATAACACCATATATGAGAGCCTTCTGCTGGCTAGACCGGGCAATGATGTCTATGTGAGTGCTCTCCCAAAGGGTCATGTCAGCACCTCCCAGCTATGGACCAGTTGTTGGCGAGGGATGCACCCCAGATGGCTCTTGGCTACGCGATTCATATCCTTTCTGATTATGACTGGGTTTCTGGCATGGGATGTTGTGGACTGGGATGCAACCATCTTTGTTTACTATACTGAGTAAGATCTTCTTTTGCTTGCGCTTGAAGTATGCTAATTTTATTTAGGAAAACTTTTGACCAATAGTTTGATAACTTGGTATTGCagtttctcaaaattttctaaatatatcAGTACTGCACTAGAGATTTTTAATTGTCTTTAGTGCGTGCCTAATTTGGacaaattaatatctaattcTGTCATAAGTTTAATGATGCCACATTGGGAAATGTATTTGTAGTCAAATTCCAATTAGAATGAAAGGCCATTCTTAACAAATGTGGGAGTGGAGTGACAGAGTTCTGAACCTTCTGATGGACAGCTTCTAGTCTACTAACATCGTATAAGTATTTGGCATAAATTGCAATCGAGATTTCTAATGTGATTATCTATGTCAGTATTAACATGTTAAAATTAACATTCATTCACCATTATGATACTCTTCTAAGCAATCAAGGGTACAGCTTCCATGCTATTCTAGATTTTCAATGTGGAACTGAAACGGACATTAGGCAACCATGTACATGTTGTTGGATTGTGAGCTGCCAATCCATCCAAGTTTTTGTGGCATTTGACATCACACCCGAAAGGCATATTTTAGAGTAGTCAGAGCTCTATGCACTGAATACACAAGGACATACCAGACAAGTGAATTTTTGAGGGGACATCGATCCAAGTGCAGCCTGCTTATAAAAATGTGGCAAGAAAAAAGTTAAGCAGGGTGAAAGACCAGTGtagaaaataagatagaataGAAAAGGAGATGGAGAATACTCAGAAGAGAGAATGGGGGGGAGAGATTTTGAGGGCTACATTTTTACTATTGTCAATTGTTCTTGAATACATAACATATATCCCTATTTAAATGAGAATGAGactaaaaaaagaatgaaaatacaataaatcaatGATACTAAATGATACTGATTGATTTACACAATAAGCTAAATATGATAGAGAATAAGTCATGTAAACTGAGAAAGCCAAAGTTGGGTGAGAAAAGCATGCATCACTATTAGAGGCATTGGAGTTTCCCTTTCTGGACTTGTAACAGGTTTTAGAAGAGAAGGGTACCTTCAACTGTCTGCTTGCCTGTTACGGTTCCTAAGGAGTAACGAGTGGCTTTCTATAGGACTTCAAACCTATGCCTTTATTTTATGTTCTAATTGGAATTCATCACTTCACTTCAAGCACTCCCAAAGCCTTGGAATATCTATTTCCCTCTTCAAAATCCCTGCCCTCAGCGTATTCCTCAAAGTAAAAGCAGGGGCATTACACTGTCATGATTAGTGAATTTGACGCTCAAGAAACCCCaatcctctttttcttctcgtTTTTCAGATCTTGTGCTTTCCTTTGCTTGGCTTGGATACCATATTCCATTGTGTCCTTACATTAAAGCTTTTGCGCGTTCTATTTCTACGCACCAAGGTTACATCCTCATTTTTGAGATTTTACCTCATTTTGCTGTTTACAAACACTATGCTGTAGTATGTGGCTCATATCGAGTGGAACACGTATCTATGAGTGGAACACGTACATAGATAAAGCAGGCTGATGCCTAAATCTGTGTTTTTCttgctttctcttcttttacGTACTTTTCATCATAATTGCCGCACGTCGCCCAACACACTAAACAAAAACTGACCTTGAAGCTTATATGCTTTAGATTATCACAAGTTAAAAAAGAGTTGACCACAGCATTTGTCTTGGCATTGTTTCACTTAGGGATATTATAATCTAACTGAGTTATGTTTTATTAACATGGAAAGCTGTCTAATCTCCTATAATTTGTTGGAATTTCTCTACAGGTGGACATTTGCATTAGTTATGGTCTACTTTGCAGTAAGTATAGCACCATACCCCTattaattttccattttctttagcGCAAGAATTTCTAGTGCTTCCCACTTGCTACTAAATGCTCCAGGCAATTATTAGTTTGGAATTATGTTAAACAAATAGATGGAATATACTTACATAGAGCAAGATAAATCTATCGTTATTATTgcttttttaaatctaaaatcaGTCCAacttatattcattttaaagCAGTTGCTGATTTACTCGCCATAAAATTTCTTGTGTAGCTTGGGACCATTTTATCTGCATATGGATGTTGGCTATCCTCACAAACACCTCCTTCCGAAAATGGGGCGAGCGCGGAGTTTTTGAGAAGGGATTTGGAAGAGAGTAGAACAACAAACTCTAATACTTACAGGGAAAGAGAGATCAAGGGTACCATCAAGCTGCAAAGCCACTATACTGAAGAGGAGATTCAGCAAAGAGCAGGATTTTGGGGATATTTAATGCAAACAGCATATCAGGTTAGTCCGAACATAACTCAACTTTCTGCCCTTTTCCGAAACTATCTCGTAAGTTAGTTAATGAATAACTTCTAACTTCTTAGGCTTTAAATTCTGGCTGGAGCTAATAAATTATTTGCAACAGACTTGTGGAGGTGCTGTTATACTTACAGACATTGTATTTTGGGGTGTAATTGTCCCCTTTTTATCAGATGCACATCTTGGTTTAAACATGGTGAGAGTGATCCATCTCTGGAAACCTTCATTCTTTTTATCCATACGAAGTGCTTTTGTATGATCCAAGTCTCTCAGGCTCAGGCACCTCTCTGATCTCCTGTTGTTCTATGTTTGGCAGTTGATGGGTTGCATGCATACTTTGAAtgcttttttccttcttgtggATACCTCACTTAATAGCCTTGTAAGTATCAAAACCATTGGATAATATTAATCTAAGTGACACAATGAGGCTGAATCCAGTCTTTTTTTCAGCCATTTCCTTGGTTCCggcttgcatattttgtgatctgGAGCTGcctgtatgtaattttccaatGGGTGATTCACGCCTGTGGTTTTACATGGTATGAACAAGGGAGATATAGTACTTTTTCTATCATCTGATATATATCTGATCAGTGATTATAACTTACTTTTGAGTCTCTCCCAGGTGGCCATATCCTTTCCTCGAGCTGGATACACCTTGGGCTCCTTTATGGTACATAATGTTTCCACCATTTTTCCTCTATATTTGCTGTTTTTCACCTTAGATATTACAAAGAAACTAATCAATGTATCACTTTTACAGGTATTTTTGCATGGCTGTTGTTCACATCCCCTGTTATGGGATATATGCACTGATCATCAAAGCCAAAAATTCAATTCTCCCCAGATTTTTCCCCCATGCTTTTATTAGGTCACGTTAGTTTCTTGTTTTCCTCCATAATTGAGAAGTGTTATTGAAGGTGGTTTTCATGTTGATTTGGTGCTTGTGTATGTAAAGAGGGGATGGGGCTCATACCCAGCCCTTCTATAAACTGGGATTCATATATGCTTCTGGACAAAATTACATTTGAACTATTGCAAGCTCTGCATCCGGAATGAAGCTATCtcctatgaattttttttttatttttcactttattatctgtttcttttaaagaaacttgatttctctctcttctttttttttttttttaattaaagaaattacaATTGACATGTGGCAACGTATAATTGTGTCACATGTTTTCATTAACGTTGATGGACGGTAAAAcatgttttcatgttttaatattattattattttgatatatgaaaaaaattgaattatttattatattttatgaaaaaaattaaaaaaataataataataagataagataaaataagatatacCTAAATTTACCTAAAATTTAAGAGATGGTTTCTTACAAAACTATATTTACTGAAACGGGATATTCTTTCTGATGCGGGTTGTTCTCACTGTCACTTTACTGTTGAGGATTGATATCATGTTTTTTTGGGGCTGTCCAATTTGACTTAACTTTAgtttctaaatttattattatttcgtggaaaaaaataataataaatttatttacttaacTTTAGTGTCCAATTTGACTTAATATTGTAGGGCATTAACTTTAGTATTGGTTctcttaatattaatacaaatgtgtctgttctaaaaataaaaataaaaatcttaaggGATGGTTACAGACTCCATCATACAtcgctttataaaaaaaaatctttgaatttttatttttttatatattagatttattgattttgcaagaaataaaaatattattagagtaaTGCCACGTATATTTACCACacattattttgaaaagaagataatatGAATACAAATGTCtgttctaaaaagaaaaaaatcttaagGGATGGTTACAGACTCCATCATTCatccctttataaaaaaattctttgaatttttattttttatatattagatttattgactttgcaagaaataaaaaaattattataataatactacAAACTGTGTAATTGCagcacattcattttaaaaataagtaaaatatattattaaaaaattaattttttcatataaatctcatattactcacttattttaaagaaaatatataatatttacatgattacaaatatcatttttgttataACCACGCGTTGAAACAAGGCGATATCCATATACCAAAAGTATCTAAGCGCCTGTCACTTGACTGTTAATACACGTTCATGGTTATGGCAATAAAAGAGACAACACCCGAATTTAACATTTGAACAGCCAATCCGATTAATACACAGTATTTGAAGTTAAAGACTGAAGCCTAACGAGTAACGGGATGGGACCAACACGATTTGGAACAGCCAATACCAGAAGACATTTTAGTGGGTCTTCTTGGACTTGTTACaagttactctctctctctgtctctcatgTTCTTCATTGACCTTTAGCGTTTCCGTTTTCTACTACCATTTCTTTTCTCTGGCGTAGAATTCGTATGGGAAATGTCTATCTCGGACGGCGACGAAGGTTTCAGGTACTGGGTTCGATGGCAAGTGCCGGTTTGTGCTCTGATCATCGGGGGTCCAGCTTTCTTTGCGGTGAGATTCGTCAGAAATTTGAAAGCTGAGCCTCTTAACTACAATGACTTGTGGACTCCCTGCTGGAGAAACCTCAATCCTCTTTGGCTTCTTATCTTTAGAGCTTTCGCTTTCGTTTGCCTCGCTTGGGTACTATACGAAATCGTTTCGGTGGCCGGAGCTTTTGCCTTCTATTTCTACACCCAGTAAGATCATATCCCCCATTTTCTGATTTTTCaccctccatttttcttatgAAACTTACATGTCAATTGGGTTTTAagaagtaaaaaatttatttcgtTTATggtggtttttgtttttctgattttttttttttcctgagcgTTTATGGTTGTTGAGATTATGGACTTGAACATTTTTAGATTTCCTGATCGTGGCTATGTTTTTCTAACAATTAAAtccatttaattttgttttccttttgatgTATTGATTTGCAGGTGGACTTTTGCATTAGTTATGGTCTATTTCGTGGTATGTTAGTAAcaatttgcctttttttttttttaaaaaaaaaaaaaaaattattttaaatcttcTTATTGTGCTGGCTGAATTATTTGTTCTGGTTTCCAAATATAAACATAGAAGTTTTGGGTTTTGTTGTcttaacttaaaaaaagaaaagaatcaaaTAAAACCATACCCATATTAAAGCGACTCTagttttaaactatttttttgtgTAGCTGGGAACCGTTGTATCTGCATATGGATGCTGGTTTTCCTCCAAGAAACTTCCTTCCTCAAAATTTAAGGGTACAGCGAACTTGAAAAGTCACTATGCTCAAGAGGAGATACAGGGGAAATTGAGATTTTGGGGTTATCTTATGCAAGCTGTATATCAGGTAAGTCCATCTTTGTTGCCTTTTCTTGAGGCTAATGATAAGATTGCTAATAACCCTGCTGAACTTCTTGTCTTAGACGCTGAATATCTtgttaaaagtgttttaaatcCTTGTAGTTCCAGCCCTGAGGGGTAACTCAGCTGGTCCAGCCTTGGGTTTGCTCCCCAATGGTCACCAGTTCGAGTCCCCTTAGTGCCACTGGAAGTTTACCTGGTCGTTAACTTCAGGGCCCTGTGGGATTAGTTGAGGTGCGCGCAAGCTGGCCCGGATACTCtcggttataaaaaaaatatatatatatatatatatccttgtaGTTCCATTAGGCTGATGCCTCCCTCCACTCATGCTTGAATATTTCACCTCAAATTTTAATTGGTCGTATTTCCTTGTGACATTATGTTTTACATTAATCCTATGGCTAATATCTAGATAGATGACTGGTTTTTAAATTGCTCATTGGTCACTTAAGTCTCATGTGTCCCAAGTAGTGTCAAGTGGCAAAAATGGcttgatttttgaaatttttgtcaGTAACTTGTTCTAAGGGACGTTTTTTCAAGCTTCTTTTTGAAGCTAATATTCTATTTGTAAACAGACTTGTGCAGGTGCTGCTATTTTAACAGATGTCGTATTTTGGTGTCTTCTTGTGCCATTTTTCTTGGGTGAGCAGTTCAGCCTAACGCTGGTGAGTGTCCACTTGTACTAAATGGTCGAACTTTTTCTTTCCATCACCGAAGTTTTTATACTGTCACAAACttcttttcccttctctttATGTTTCCTCATCCATGCCAACTGATATCTAAAGGTGAGAGAAATTAAGAACTGTATGTTATTTTCGTTGTGGTGCTCAACTAAAAGTGCAAATACACCATCTTggaataatacaattggagcagTATTGACTGTTAATATTGGATGTTTGGCTTACTTTGGTCCCAATGGTATTTTTAGGTTGGTATTGTGAAgtgaaggaaataaaatgcAACAGTTTTACCAAATAATGCACCtcactttttataattatttttacatgaaATTACTCAAGTTCATAACTTATATACTTTTCCGATATTACAAGGTTAGATGTCATGGAAAGGAGTTAAGGTTCAACTTGAAATGGATTTCATTATGGCATCtggctttttaatttttctaataaattgaCAATTGTGCTGTATTGAGTTCGTCAATCTGCAGGTGCTCCCTAAATTACTGGAATTTCTGCTCCATATTCTTATTGGTGATGATCTTTTCTTGGCCATTTTGATGTTAGAGCCAAAAATCTACCATTGCTTTTTGTTTGCTTGTCTATGCAATTTCTGCAGTCCTCTGATATTGTTTCTTAATGATGTTCTCCCTCctccgggattagtcgggacgctgttcctggacacccgatgccaataaaaaaaaaaatgatgttctCCTTGATTATCTTTGCTTGCCTGATGATGCAGATGCAGTGCTTGCACAAACTCTGGATGTTTTCTTTCCCCTTCAGCCTTGTGTAGCATTAATTGTACTCGGTTCTGTAAATTGAGTTCCATCCAGCAGTTTATATGCTTAGTGTGCGCGCGCGCAGGGGTGTACACGCTGGTGCCTACATGGTGGGAACTGGTTGTTTGTGTACATGGTGGTTATGACCCGTATCTTTGTTTGTTAAAAAAACGTTCTTTTATTGCTGCTCGGAACCTGTGTTATTGTCTCTAGTTATGCTGTTTCTAAGAACCTCGGTACAAGTTGCTTGATTTCTTCTTACCATCATTTGCATTTACAAATGTTGGGAATTATGTTACCACCATCTTGTTCTAATTCTCACAGGAATCATAACATGATTTAATTCCTAATATTCTCCTCaccatttttgtgttttttttcattcttgGCAGTTGATAGGTTGCTTGCATAGTTTGAAtgccatttttcttcttctggaTACAGCTCTCAATAACCTTGTAAGTATTAGCCATTTGTGCTCGCAAAGCCAATTCATAGGAGTGAACTGTGGAAGGTCTTATACCTTGTAACAATGCCATTAAATTACCCCTAGTATAATAGCTATCACAGTCTTTTGAATTGTGCAAACAGCTTGGTTTGGGTTTCCATATTTTGTTCTCTGGAACCTCAGAGATTGACAATTAGGATTATAGTATGTAAGTAACTTACATCTTAGTTAAGGATGTCAGATTGGATGTTGCATATCCCAACCTTTTGGTAGAATAGAACATGTTTATCATACCTCCACTCTAATCTGAGTTTACGGGATCCATAATGCCATTtcaacaatgtttttttttcagccATTTCCTTGGTTTGGGTTCGCATATTTTGTGATCTGGAGCTGCCTCTATGTTACTTTCCAGTGGATCCTTCACGCTTGTGGTTTTACATGGTATGCATAATTATCTTATTGGCTCTCTTCGGTGGCTGTGTTGAACCATAACATTCTCTCTAATATCGACGATATTGACTCGAGAGCTAGCAGTAACACATTTTGAATCTTGCTCAGGTGGCCATATCCTTTTCTTGAGCTTCGTACACCATGGGCTCCTTTATGGTACTTTATTATGTGCACCGTTTTCATACCTATTGTTTCACCTCTCATTGTACACTTGATGAACTCTACAAATATGTTTGATTTACAGGTATTTTTTCCTTGGCTCTGGTTCACATCCCCTGCTATGGGATATATGCactgatttttaaaataaaaaattcagttCTCCCTGCACTGTTTCCTCGTTCTTTTATCGCAAGTTCACATAATTAGCTGCTTGTTCTGGGAAATTGAATTTTCTTAATATGCTTGTTACATGGAGGGAATGCTCATATTCCCAGTGGAAATGGCGGTTCATTTAAACCCTGTTGTTGTTCTATTAAAGTCAAACCGATGCCAAGAAAGCATTGAACATAAGATATTGGTATTGGACCAGAATTTCaatgttaataaaattttctctaCCTCTGCTGTGTATCGTTTGTAAGAAACTTGCATCATATTGAAGTTGCAGCAGTCCAACGTAATTCCAAGGAAGATGTAAACCGAAATATTTGCTATCATATCTTCCGCCAAGATGCTTGGGTGAATTAAATTGCTGTAATCGAATTTTCCCATGTTGGACTTTGGCTTGAAACGGTGAACCCAGAAACGAAGTCTATACCAGGAATTATCTGCACAAGaaataaacaaacatatataccaAATTGGCAAGAACACAAAAAGGTTCAAAAACAGCCAAAAACAAACATAGGTTCGGTTTTTTATTACACTTCCATGAGATGTTTATCATAAATACAAAACAAAGTTAAAATTTGCAAGTCCACGACTGCATGTGTGCGATGATTTACGTGTTCTGGGCATGGGTCTGGATTCGGGGTGAGATTTTCATTTCCCAGCAAAGTGTGTGGGGCCTGCTCCTTTTCATTCAATCGTTTGTCTGATTGTATCGAGGTGTCCTTGCGTTGTTTCCAATAGTGGAAGACTAGctttaaaaggaaagaaatataaATGTGAGATACGATATTGGATCCGACATATCTGGAAAGAGAGTGCAGCTAGGAAACATcagatatgaatttgaaatgctGTCACAAGTCTCAAGGTCCGAGTTACTGCAAGTGTGGAATCCACGTTGATTTCTGgtgttgaaacttgaaactgATCTATCTCGATTCTCCTCAGTTGCCAGAGGAGAAACGGATCAAAACTTGCTGTTTACTGGCCGGATTATTATGATCTCTATGATGCAGGATAAAGTCGGTGCAAACATTTCACTTCCCAAT
This genomic interval from Juglans microcarpa x Juglans regia isolate MS1-56 chromosome 4D, Jm3101_v1.0, whole genome shotgun sequence contains the following:
- the LOC121260537 gene encoding uncharacterized protein LOC121260537 isoform X2 → MSISDGDEGFRYWVRWQVPVCALIIGGPAFFAVRFVRNLKAEPLNYNDLWTPCWRNLNPLWLLIFRAFAFVCLAWVLYEIVSVAGAFAFYFYTQWTFALVMVYFVLGTVVSAYGCWFSSKKLPSSKFKGTANLKSHYAQEEIQGKLRFWGYLMQAVYQTCAGAAILTDVVFWCLLVPFFLGEQFSLTLMQCLHKLWMFSFPFSLV
- the LOC121260535 gene encoding uncharacterized protein LOC121260535; the encoded protein is MALEVYWYDFVCFGIVGVAFCGALWVLWGKEGGSKCDDNTIYESLLLARPGNDVYVSALPKGHVSTSQLWTSCWRGMHPRWLLATRFISFLIMTGFLAWDVVDWDATIFVYYTEWTFALVMVYFALGTILSAYGCWLSSQTPPSENGASAEFLRRDLEESRTTNSNTYREREIKGTIKLQSHYTEEEIQQRAGFWGYLMQTAYQTCGGAVILTDIVFWGVIVPFLSDAHLGLNMLMGCMHTLNAFFLLVDTSLNSLPFPWFRLAYFVIWSCLYVIFQWVIHACGFTWWPYPFLELDTPWAPLWYFCMAVVHIPCYGIYALIIKAKNSILPRFFPHAFIRSR
- the LOC121260537 gene encoding protein rolling stone-like isoform X1 — its product is MSISDGDEGFRYWVRWQVPVCALIIGGPAFFAVRFVRNLKAEPLNYNDLWTPCWRNLNPLWLLIFRAFAFVCLAWVLYEIVSVAGAFAFYFYTQWTFALVMVYFVLGTVVSAYGCWFSSKKLPSSKFKGTANLKSHYAQEEIQGKLRFWGYLMQAVYQTCAGAAILTDVVFWCLLVPFFLGEQFSLTLLIGCLHSLNAIFLLLDTALNNLPFPWFGFAYFVIWSCLYVTFQWILHACGFTWWPYPFLELRTPWAPLWYFSLALVHIPCYGIYALIFKIKNSVLPALFPRSFIASSHN